A DNA window from Arachis duranensis cultivar V14167 chromosome 3, aradu.V14167.gnm2.J7QH, whole genome shotgun sequence contains the following coding sequences:
- the LOC107478363 gene encoding uncharacterized protein LOC107478363 — protein sequence MLLQLPCHAIDNDDDIEDRRQDSSQHWHWKEDEMLISAWLNVSTDPIINKAVAQFAGCYDQASRNIRSGSNADDIKELAYKLYSTNYGQKFTFERHWNMLRLEQKWRSQLPTQSGGSKRTNVSATRAYSSSSNPETPLADEPGVDSPVRPQGSKKSKRKGKEKAQMSENFSERKSSVVKKLSLMEDIKNVREKELMDREKEREEEKEHRVKIMAIKEKELQIQAALYGKRRRQDNTVIDNWIDECLLQDSEEEEDIDRSSIPITRRWINRDREAGHDRLYQDYFADEPVYNADIFQRRFRMRRQVFLRIVDALSNVYPYFQQRVDATGRRGLSPLQKCTAAIRMLAYGVGADAVDDYVRIGESTTIECLEKFVEGVISVFEDEYLRNPKPNDVQRLLQMAEGRGFPGMLGRFDCMHWQWKNCPKAWKGTYMSGYRGVATIVLEVVASSDLWIWHAFFGVSGSNNDINVLDRSPIFDDILNDRTPEVNFTINGNNHTMGYYLADGIYPEWVTFVKSISKPQGEKRKLFAQYQEGQRKDVERAFGVLQARFAIIRGPTHFWEKKKLANIMRACIILHNMIVEDERDTYAGNFAQGLEYDDVENGLSQPQLGEEDFAPYHQFLQRNAQLRNMQQHRQLKEDLIEHIWQFHNACRQLWAINRNWDEFPTGDGLKRMITILCRSLSFSASSSKSKSNA from the exons ATGTTACTCCAACTTCCTTGCC ATGCTATcgacaatgatgatgatattgaagaTCGAAGGCAAGATAGTAGTCAACACTGGCATTGGAAAGAGGATGAGATGCTGATAAGTGCATGGTTAAATGTTTCAACTGACCCTATA ATCAACAAAGCTGTTGCACAATTTGCTGGTTGCTACGATCAAGCTAGTCGAAACATAAGGAGTGGTTCGAACGCTGATGATATAAAGGAGTTGGCTTATAAACTTTATTCCACAAATTATGGTCAAAAATTCACTTTTGAGAGGCATTGGAACATGCTTCGGTTGGAGCAAAAATGGAGAAGCCAACTACCTACACAGAGTGGCGGCTCAAAGAGAACCAATGTTAGTGCAACTAGAGCATACTCATCCTCATCAAACCCAGAAACACCGTTGGCTGACGAACCCGGTGTGGACTCTCCCGTTCGCCCACAaggatcaaagaagagcaagcgAAAAGGTAAGGAAAAAGCACAGATGTCTGAAAATTTTAGCGAAAGAAAATCATCGGTTGTCAAAAAATtatctctcatggaagatatTAAGAATGTTAGAGAAAAGGAACTAATGGatagggaaaaagaaagagaagaggagaaggaaCATAGAGTAAAGATTATGGCAATCAAAGAGAAGGAGTTACAAATTCAAGCg GCTTTGTATGGCAAAAGAAGACGGCAAGATAACACAGTCATAGATAATTGGATCGATGAGTGTTTACTCCAagattcagaagaagaagaagatatcgaTAGAAGCTCTATCCCAATTACTCGTAGATGGATCAACAGAGATCGAGAAGCAGGACATGATCGCCTTTATCAAGATTACTTTGCAGATGAACCGGTGTATAATGCTGACATTTTTCAACGGAGATTTCGAATGAGAAGACAGGTGTTCCTTCGGATAGTAGATGCTCTCTCAAACGTCTATCCGTATTTCCAACAGAGGGTTGatgcaactggaagaagaggcttGTCGCCACTCCAGAAATGTACCGCTGCAATACGGATGTTAGCATATGGCGTAGGAGCTGATGCTGTTGATGATTATGTGCGCATAGGCGAGAGCACTACAATTGAATGCTTggaaaaatttgttgaaggtgTCATTTCGGTGTTCGAGGATGAATACTTGCGAAATCCCAAACCAAATGACGTACAACGCCTGCTACAAATGGCGGAGGGTCGTGGCTTCCCTGGCATGTTGGGTAGATTTGACTGCATGCATTGGCAATGGAAAAATTGTCCAAAGGCGTGGAAAGGTACGTACATGAGCGGTTATCGTGGGGTTGCAACCATAGTACTTGAGGTTGTAGCATCTTCAGACCTTTGGATATGGCATGCGTTCTTTGGAGTTTCTGGTTCAAATAACGATATCAACGTGTTAGATCGTTCTCCAATATTCGATGATATTCTAAATGACCGTACTCCGGAGGTAAATTTCACTATTAATGGTAATAATCATACTATGGGATACTATTTAGCAGATGGTATTTATCCTGAATGGGTCACATTTGTCAAATCAATCTCAAAGCCACAAGGGGAGAAACGCAAGTTATTTGCACAATACCAAGAAGGGCAAAGAAAAGATGTGGAGCGAGCATTCGGAGTGTTGCAAGCACGCTTTGCAATTATACGTGGTCCAACTCATTTTTGGGAAAAAAAGAAGCTTGCCAACATAATGAGAGCTTGTATTATATTGCATAATATGATTGTTGAGGATGAAAGAGACACTTATGCAGGAAATTTTGCTCAGGGCTTGGAGTATGATGATGTCGAAAATGGCTTATCACAACCTCAGCTGGGAGAAGAAGATTTCGCACCATACCATCAATTTCTCCAAAGAAATGCCCAACTTCGAAATATGCAGCAGCATAGACAATTGAAAGAGGACTTGATTGAACACATATGGCAATTTCACAATGCTTGTCGTCAACT gTGGGCCATAAACAGGAACTGGGATGAGTTCCCTACTGGAGATGGTCTAAAGCGCATGATAACAATATTGTGCAGATCTCTGTCATTCTCAGCATCATCTTCTAAGAGCAAGTCCAATGCATGA